Within Candidatus Dojkabacteria bacterium, the genomic segment GAAGAGCAGCTCTCTGATCTAGACCCAGAAGTTGAAGAGCAGGTACTGCAGATGTATGATAGCGCGCGCACAAATGCATTTAGGGTTACAATGTTGAGCGTGGGCTTTATTGGGCTATTGATGTTTATAACGGCAGCATCCTTGCCGGAGCGGAAGTTGGTTGAGGGGATGGAGAATTCGGCTTAGTTGCCTCGACTGCGATGAATAGATTTACTGTAGTATTCCTACTAGACAAAAAGTATTCAAAGCTGGTGCTGCTCAAAAGAGCCTCCTGGATGAGCTTTGCCCCGAACCGATGCACAGGGATTGGGGGGGAGCGTTGAGCCTGGTGAGGATTATCCTGAGGGTGCATTGAGAGAGCTTGAAGAGGAAACCGGAATAAAGAGTAGCGACATAGAAGAGTTCAGAATGATCGGCTTATTTACATTCAAGGGAGGAAAAGGCACTTACTGGGAGAATGGCTATGAGATCGGTTATTTCGATGCGACCTATTCACATGCCGATCTACCCCCTTGCAATGAAGGCGATATAAGCTGGGTTGGACTAGATCAACTCGATTCTCTTGATATTCTTGACGATACAAAGGCAGCGATTGAGCTTTTTAAAGAGGAAGTGTTTGGCAAGGTGATTGAGTCACCCTATGTTGGAGAGTTTCTTGAATCGGGAAGGGGTTGTACGGATACAATTCTGCTTGC encodes:
- a CDS encoding NUDIX hydrolase; its protein translation is MPRTDAQGLGGSVEPGEDYPEGALRELEEETGIKSSDIEEFRMIGLFTFKGGKGTYWENGYEIGYFDATYSHADLPPCNEGDISWVGLDQLDSLDILDDTKAAIELFKEEVFGKVIESPYVGEFLESGRGCTDTILLAN